Proteins from one Pseudomonas bijieensis genomic window:
- the tolB gene encoding Tol-Pal system beta propeller repeat protein TolB — translation MRNLLRGMLVVICCLAGIAVAEEKNILVTSGSDRATPIAVVPFGWQGGSVLPDDMAEIIGNDLRNSGYYAPIPKQNMISLPTQASEVIYRDWKALGAQYIMVGSIVPAGGRLQVQYALFNVATEQQVLTGSVSGSVDQLRDMAHYISDQSFEKLTGIKGAFSTRMLYVTAERFSENNTRYTLQRSDYDGARAVTLLQSREPILSPRFAPDGKRIAYVSFEQKRPRIFMQHIDTGRREQITNFEGLNGAPAWSPDGSRLAFVLSKDGNPDVYVMNLASRSISRVTNGPGINTEPFWGKDGSTIYFTSDRGGKPQIYKTSAGGGGAERVTFVGNYNANPKLSADEKTLVMIHRQDGFTNFKVAAQDLQRGSVKILTDSTLDESPTVAPNGTMVIYATRQQGRGVLMLVSINGRVRLPLPTAQGEVREPSWSPYLN, via the coding sequence GTGAGAAACCTTCTTCGAGGAATGCTTGTCGTTATCTGCTGCCTGGCAGGGATAGCGGTAGCAGAGGAAAAGAACATCCTGGTCACCAGCGGCAGCGACCGGGCGACCCCGATCGCCGTCGTACCGTTCGGCTGGCAGGGCGGTAGCGTCCTGCCGGATGACATGGCGGAGATCATCGGCAACGACCTGCGCAACTCGGGTTACTACGCGCCGATCCCCAAGCAGAACATGATCAGCCTGCCGACCCAGGCCAGCGAAGTCATCTACCGTGACTGGAAGGCCCTGGGCGCCCAGTACATCATGGTCGGCAGCATCGTTCCGGCCGGCGGTCGCCTGCAGGTGCAGTACGCCCTGTTCAACGTCGCCACCGAGCAGCAAGTGCTGACCGGCAGCGTGTCGGGCAGCGTCGATCAGTTGCGCGACATGGCGCACTACATCTCCGACCAGTCGTTCGAGAAACTCACCGGCATCAAGGGCGCATTCTCTACCCGCATGCTCTACGTGACGGCCGAGCGCTTCTCCGAGAACAACACCCGCTACACCCTGCAGCGCTCCGACTATGACGGCGCCCGTGCGGTGACCCTGCTTCAATCGCGCGAGCCGATCCTGTCGCCGCGTTTCGCTCCAGATGGCAAGCGCATCGCCTATGTCTCGTTCGAGCAGAAGCGTCCACGTATCTTCATGCAGCACATCGACACCGGTCGCCGCGAGCAGATCACCAACTTCGAAGGCCTGAACGGCGCGCCAGCCTGGTCGCCGGACGGCTCGCGCCTGGCGTTCGTGCTGTCCAAGGACGGTAACCCGGACGTCTACGTGATGAACCTGGCTTCGCGTTCGATCTCCCGCGTCACCAATGGCCCAGGCATCAACACCGAACCGTTCTGGGGCAAGGATGGCTCGACCATCTACTTTACCTCCGACCGTGGCGGCAAGCCGCAGATCTACAAGACCAGTGCTGGTGGTGGCGGTGCCGAACGCGTGACGTTCGTGGGTAACTACAACGCCAACCCTAAACTGTCGGCGGACGAAAAGACCCTGGTGATGATCCATCGCCAGGACGGTTTCACTAATTTCAAGGTGGCGGCCCAGGATTTGCAGCGCGGAAGTGTAAAAATCCTCACTGATAGCACTCTGGACGAGTCACCTACTGTTGCGCCCAACGGCACCATGGTAATCTACGCCACCCGCCAGCAGGGCCGGGGAGTCTTGATGCTCGTGTCCATTAATGGACGCGTGAGGCTCCCGCTTCCTACCGCTCAAGGCGAAGTCAGAGAACCGTCCTGGTCCCCTTACCTGAACTGA
- the nadA gene encoding quinolinate synthase NadA has protein sequence MTQISERLLVQAHLDAKQPKPLSAEQEAWYRAAIAAELKAQDAVLVAHFYCDPVIQALAEETGGCVSDSLEMARFGNAHPAKTVVVAGVKFMGETAKILNPEKRVLMPTLEATCSLDLGCPVDEFSAFCDQHPERTVVVYANTSAAVKARADWVVTSSCALEIVESLMDNGETIIWGPDKHLGTYIQRKTGADMLLWDGACIVHEEFKSKQLEDMKALYPDAAILVHPESPTSVIELADAVGSTSQLIAAAQTLPNKTLIVATDRGIFYKMQQLCPDKVFIEAPTAGNGAACRSCAHCPWMAMNTLERTLKSLQEGANEIFVDPALIPQAIRPLKRMLDFTQAARMKLAGNA, from the coding sequence ATGACGCAAATTTCCGAACGCCTTCTGGTCCAGGCCCATCTCGACGCCAAGCAGCCCAAGCCGCTGAGCGCCGAGCAAGAGGCCTGGTACCGCGCCGCCATCGCTGCCGAGCTCAAGGCTCAGGACGCAGTGCTGGTCGCGCACTTCTATTGCGACCCGGTCATCCAGGCCCTGGCCGAAGAGACCGGTGGTTGTGTGTCCGACTCCCTGGAAATGGCCCGCTTCGGCAATGCTCACCCGGCCAAGACCGTGGTGGTGGCGGGGGTCAAGTTCATGGGCGAGACCGCCAAGATCCTCAACCCCGAAAAACGTGTGCTGATGCCGACCCTGGAAGCCACCTGCTCCCTGGACCTGGGCTGCCCGGTGGACGAGTTCTCGGCGTTCTGCGACCAGCATCCGGAGCGCACCGTGGTGGTGTATGCCAATACCTCGGCGGCAGTCAAAGCCCGGGCCGACTGGGTAGTGACCTCCAGTTGTGCGCTGGAAATCGTCGAGAGCCTGATGGACAACGGCGAAACCATCATCTGGGGCCCGGACAAGCATCTGGGGACTTACATCCAGCGCAAGACCGGTGCCGACATGCTGCTCTGGGACGGTGCCTGTATCGTCCACGAAGAGTTCAAGTCCAAGCAGTTGGAGGACATGAAGGCGCTATACCCGGATGCCGCGATCCTGGTGCACCCGGAGTCGCCGACATCGGTGATTGAACTGGCCGATGCCGTGGGCTCCACCAGCCAGTTGATCGCCGCGGCCCAGACCCTGCCGAACAAGACGCTGATCGTCGCCACCGACCGGGGTATCTTCTACAAGATGCAGCAGCTGTGCCCGGACAAGGTCTTCATCGAGGCTCCTACCGCTGGCAACGGCGCGGCGTGCCGCAGTTGCGCACACTGCCCGTGGATGGCGATGAACACCCTGGAGCGCACGCTCAAGAGCCTGCAGGAAGGCGCCAATGAGATATTCGTCGACCCGGCTTTGATTCCCCAGGCCATTCGCCCGCTCAAGCGCATGCTGGACTTTACCCAGGCGGCGCGGATGAAGCTGGCGGGGAATGCTTGA
- the pal gene encoding peptidoglycan-associated lipoprotein Pal, translating into MEMLKFGKFAALALAMAVAVGCSSKGGDNAGEGAVDPNAGYGANTGAVDGSLSEEAALRAITTFYFEYDSSDLKPEAMRALDVHAKDLKANGARVVLEGNTDERGTREYNMALGERRAKAVQRYLVLQGVSPAQLELVSYGEERPVATGNDEQSWAQNRRVELRK; encoded by the coding sequence ATGGAAATGCTGAAGTTTGGTAAATTTGCTGCGCTGGCTCTGGCCATGGCTGTAGCTGTAGGTTGCTCGTCCAAAGGCGGCGACAATGCCGGTGAAGGCGCTGTTGATCCAAACGCTGGTTACGGCGCTAACACTGGTGCAGTTGACGGCTCCCTGAGCGAAGAAGCTGCTCTGCGCGCAATCACCACCTTCTACTTCGAATACGACAGCTCGGACCTGAAGCCAGAAGCCATGCGCGCTCTGGACGTTCACGCCAAGGACCTGAAAGCAAACGGCGCTCGCGTTGTTCTGGAAGGCAACACCGACGAACGTGGTACTCGTGAGTACAACATGGCACTGGGCGAGCGTCGTGCGAAAGCCGTTCAACGCTACCTGGTACTGCAAGGTGTTTCCCCAGCTCAGCTGGAACTGGTTTCCTACGGCGAAGAGCGTCCAGTTGCTACCGGCAACGACGAGCAGTCCTGGGCTCAAAACCGTCGCGTCGAACTGCGTAAGTAA
- the copD gene encoding copper homeostasis membrane protein CopD has product MSDSINIVLRFALYLDLMLLFGLAAFGLYSLRGQERVSGAQLPFAPLLATTAVLGGLLSLAAMVCMTWAMSGVSDWIELWPHIEMMVWETDVGLSWTLRMVALLLAGFAVTLNKRWPTASLGLVLLGGAVALATLAWAGHGAMDEGARRSWHFITDFLHLWAAGGWVGALAAFALLLRQSEPRLAVLARTLTGFETAGAVIVVVISVTGVINYLFIVGPSITGLLDSTYGQLLALKLTLFAVMLVFAALNRFHLSPLLENARQTGEHRVAVNALRRSMVLEFSVAVVILGFVAWLGTLSPEME; this is encoded by the coding sequence ATGAGCGATTCGATCAACATTGTGCTGCGCTTTGCCCTGTACCTGGATTTGATGTTGCTGTTCGGCCTGGCCGCGTTCGGTCTTTATAGCCTGCGAGGCCAGGAGCGGGTGTCGGGTGCGCAGTTGCCTTTCGCGCCGCTGCTGGCGACCACGGCGGTGCTGGGTGGGTTGCTCTCCCTCGCCGCCATGGTGTGCATGACCTGGGCCATGAGCGGCGTTTCGGACTGGATCGAGCTGTGGCCGCACATTGAAATGATGGTATGGGAAACCGACGTCGGCTTGAGTTGGACCCTGCGCATGGTGGCGCTGCTGCTGGCCGGTTTCGCCGTGACGCTCAATAAACGCTGGCCGACCGCCAGCCTGGGCCTGGTCCTGCTGGGCGGAGCCGTGGCTTTGGCGACGCTGGCCTGGGCAGGGCACGGTGCGATGGACGAAGGCGCACGCCGCAGTTGGCACTTCATCACCGACTTCCTGCACCTATGGGCGGCGGGTGGCTGGGTCGGCGCCTTGGCCGCGTTCGCCCTGCTGCTTCGCCAGTCCGAGCCTCGCTTGGCGGTACTGGCCCGGACATTGACCGGGTTTGAAACCGCCGGGGCGGTGATCGTGGTGGTCATCAGCGTGACAGGGGTGATCAATTACCTGTTCATCGTCGGCCCAAGTATCACGGGGCTACTCGACAGCACCTATGGTCAGTTGCTGGCGCTCAAACTCACCTTGTTCGCGGTCATGCTGGTGTTCGCCGCGCTGAACCGTTTTCACCTGAGCCCACTCCTGGAGAACGCCCGACAGACCGGTGAGCACCGGGTCGCGGTGAATGCCCTGCGGCGCAGCATGGTCCTGGAGTTCTCTGTGGCAGTGGTCATTCTCGGCTTCGTGGCGTGGTTGGGGACGCTGAGCCCGGAGATGGAATAA
- the queE gene encoding 7-carboxy-7-deazaguanine synthase QueE — MQDTLRITEVFYSLQGETRTAGLPTVFVRLTGCPLRCQYCDSAYAFSGGTLRTLDDILEQVASYRPRYVCVTGGEPLAQPNAIPLLKQLCDAGYEVSLETSGALDISAVDPRVSRVVDLKTPGSKEAHRNRYENIELLTPNDQVKFVICSREDYDWAVSKLIQYGLDQRAGEVLLSPSHHDLSARELADWVVADNLPVRLQLQLHKYLWNDEPGR; from the coding sequence ATGCAAGACACATTGAGAATCACCGAAGTTTTTTACTCGTTGCAGGGTGAAACGCGCACGGCTGGGCTGCCCACGGTATTTGTGCGCCTCACCGGTTGCCCGTTGCGTTGCCAATACTGTGACAGCGCCTACGCTTTCAGCGGCGGCACCTTGCGAACCCTCGACGATATCTTGGAACAAGTGGCCAGTTATCGTCCGCGTTATGTCTGTGTCACGGGCGGTGAGCCATTGGCGCAACCCAATGCCATCCCTTTGCTCAAGCAGTTGTGTGATGCCGGTTACGAGGTTTCGCTGGAGACCAGCGGCGCCCTGGATATCTCGGCCGTCGACCCGCGCGTCAGTCGCGTCGTGGACCTGAAGACTCCAGGCTCCAAGGAAGCGCACCGCAACCGTTACGAGAATATCGAACTGCTGACACCCAACGATCAGGTCAAGTTCGTGATCTGTTCGCGGGAAGATTATGACTGGGCCGTGTCCAAGCTGATCCAGTACGGACTCGACCAGCGGGCCGGCGAAGTGTTGTTGTCGCCGAGCCATCACGATTTGAGTGCCCGGGAGCTGGCGGACTGGGTGGTGGCGGATAACCTGCCGGTGCGCCTGCAATTGCAGTTGCATAAATATCTTTGGAACGACGAGCCGGGGCGCTGA
- a CDS encoding cyanate transporter has translation MENVRTSSTHAAWLLVSIALVALNLRPSMAAVGPLLSAIRGEVPLNFSTASLLTMLPVMSMGLAMFLGMRIALRIGEHRTIVLSLLIIGLATASRLYLDSAAGLIASAIVAGLGIALIQAVMPALIKSRFADNVSLLMGLYVTSIMGGAAIAASFSPFVLAQTGSWRLGLAIWALLALIALGSWYGQRSSITSLPEEASRHHETFSSNARAWLLAIFFGLGTASYTCVLAWLAPYYVEKGWSEQHAGLLLGLLTAMEVLSGLVVPAIANSSRDKRLVLGVLLALIIGCFCGLILSPEHFSLLWPCLLGLGIGGLFPMSLIVSLDHLDNPRRAGGLTAFVQGVGYLIAGLSPLIAGMIRDQLGSFEWAWWSLTAIMALMMVMVLRFDPKGYGRHIR, from the coding sequence ATGGAAAACGTTCGAACCTCAAGCACCCACGCCGCCTGGCTGCTGGTCAGCATCGCGTTGGTGGCGCTGAACCTACGGCCCTCGATGGCGGCGGTCGGACCGCTGCTGTCCGCCATTCGCGGCGAGGTCCCCCTGAATTTCAGCACCGCCTCGCTGTTGACCATGTTGCCCGTCATGTCGATGGGCCTGGCAATGTTCCTGGGCATGCGCATCGCCCTGCGCATCGGTGAACACCGCACCATCGTGCTGTCGCTGTTGATCATTGGGCTCGCCACGGCGTCGCGCTTGTATCTGGACAGCGCCGCCGGACTGATTGCCAGTGCGATCGTGGCCGGGCTCGGGATCGCCTTGATCCAGGCCGTGATGCCGGCACTGATCAAGTCGCGCTTCGCCGACAACGTCTCGCTGCTCATGGGCTTGTACGTCACGTCCATCATGGGCGGTGCGGCGATTGCCGCTTCGTTTTCACCTTTTGTCCTGGCACAGACCGGTAGCTGGCGCCTCGGCCTGGCAATCTGGGCATTGCTGGCGCTGATCGCCCTCGGCAGCTGGTACGGCCAACGCTCGAGCATCACCTCCTTGCCCGAAGAAGCGTCCCGGCATCACGAAACGTTTTCCAGCAACGCGCGGGCCTGGCTGCTGGCGATTTTCTTTGGCCTGGGCACCGCCTCCTACACTTGCGTGCTGGCCTGGCTGGCGCCGTACTACGTGGAAAAGGGCTGGAGCGAACAGCACGCGGGCCTGCTGCTGGGATTGCTTACGGCAATGGAAGTGTTGTCCGGCCTGGTCGTTCCGGCGATAGCCAACAGCAGCCGGGATAAACGCCTGGTCCTGGGCGTCCTGCTGGCCCTGATCATCGGCTGCTTCTGCGGCCTGATCCTCAGCCCGGAACACTTCAGCCTGCTCTGGCCCTGCCTGCTGGGACTGGGTATCGGCGGCCTGTTCCCCATGAGCCTGATCGTGTCCCTCGACCACCTGGACAACCCACGCCGGGCCGGCGGTCTTACGGCGTTCGTGCAGGGTGTGGGCTATCTCATCGCCGGGCTCTCGCCTTTGATTGCCGGGATGATCCGCGATCAATTGGGCAGTTTCGAGTGGGCCTGGTGGTCGCTCACGGCGATCATGGCGTTGATGATGGTGATGGTATTGCGGTTTGACCCAAAGGGTTATGGGCGACACATCCGCTAA
- a CDS encoding copper resistance system multicopper oxidase: protein MQTKTSRRTFVKGLTAGGILGGLGLWRAPVWAVTSPGQPNVLTGTEFDLFIGESPVNFTGSPRTAQTINGGIPGPLLRWREGDTVTLRVRNRLKDTTSIHWHGILLPANMDGVPGLSFKGIEPDGMYVYQFKVRQNGTYWYHSHSGFQEQSGVYGPLVIDAREPEPFQYERDYVVMLTDWTDEEPGDILRKLKKQSDYYNYNKRTVGDFIDDVGKNGWASTVADRKMWAEMKMNPTDLADVSGATYTYLMNGQAPDMNWTGLFKPGERLRLRFINGSSMSYFDVRIPGLKMTVVASDGQYVKPVSVDEFRIAVAETYDVIIEPTQEAYTLFAQSMDRTGYARGTLAARAGLSAPVPPLDPRPLVTMDDMGMGGMDHGSMGQMSGMDHGSMQGMAGMDDSPMQGMDHSQMQGMGDMAGMDHGAMQGMDGMLSHPDTEKDNPLVDMQAMSVKPKLDDPGMGLRNNGRKVLTYSDLRSTFPDPDGREPGRTIELHLTGHMEKFVWSFNGVKFADAAPLLLKYGERLRIVLINDTMMTHPIHLHGMWSDLEDENGQFMVRKHTIDVPPGSRRSYRVTADALGRWAYHCHLLFHMEMGMFREVRVQE from the coding sequence ATGCAAACAAAAACTTCCCGGCGAACCTTCGTCAAAGGCCTGACCGCCGGTGGCATCCTGGGTGGCCTGGGGTTATGGCGCGCGCCCGTCTGGGCAGTCACCAGCCCCGGCCAGCCCAACGTGCTGACAGGCACCGAATTCGACCTGTTCATCGGCGAAAGCCCGGTCAACTTCACCGGTAGCCCACGCACCGCCCAGACCATCAACGGCGGCATCCCCGGCCCCCTGCTGCGCTGGCGTGAAGGCGACACCGTGACCCTGCGGGTGCGCAACCGCTTGAAGGACACCACCTCCATCCACTGGCACGGTATTTTGCTGCCGGCCAACATGGATGGCGTTCCGGGACTGAGCTTCAAAGGCATCGAACCCGACGGCATGTACGTGTATCAGTTCAAGGTCCGACAGAACGGCACCTACTGGTACCACAGCCATTCCGGTTTCCAGGAACAGTCCGGGGTCTACGGCCCGCTGGTGATTGACGCCAGGGAACCCGAGCCTTTCCAGTACGAACGCGATTACGTCGTGATGCTCACCGACTGGACCGATGAAGAGCCCGGCGACATCCTTCGCAAGCTCAAGAAACAGTCGGACTACTACAACTACAACAAGCGCACCGTCGGCGACTTCATAGACGATGTGGGCAAGAACGGCTGGGCCAGCACCGTGGCCGATCGCAAGATGTGGGCCGAGATGAAGATGAATCCCACTGACCTGGCCGACGTCAGCGGCGCCACCTACACCTACCTCATGAACGGACAGGCGCCGGACATGAACTGGACCGGCCTGTTCAAGCCAGGCGAACGTCTTCGCCTGCGCTTTATCAACGGCTCGTCCATGAGCTATTTCGATGTGCGCATTCCCGGCTTGAAGATGACGGTGGTGGCGTCTGACGGCCAATACGTCAAACCGGTGAGCGTCGATGAGTTCCGGATCGCCGTGGCGGAGACCTATGACGTCATCATCGAACCGACCCAAGAGGCCTACACCCTGTTCGCCCAGTCCATGGACCGCACCGGGTACGCCCGTGGCACCCTCGCGGCCAGGGCCGGGCTGTCAGCGCCAGTGCCGCCACTGGACCCGCGGCCATTGGTGACCATGGACGACATGGGCATGGGAGGCATGGACCACGGCAGCATGGGGCAAATGAGTGGCATGGACCATGGCTCGATGCAGGGCATGGCGGGGATGGACGACAGCCCGATGCAAGGCATGGATCACAGCCAGATGCAGGGTATGGGTGACATGGCCGGTATGGATCACGGTGCCATGCAGGGCATGGACGGCATGCTCTCGCACCCCGACACCGAGAAAGACAACCCCCTGGTGGACATGCAGGCCATGAGCGTCAAGCCCAAGCTCGACGACCCGGGCATGGGGCTGCGCAACAACGGCCGCAAAGTGCTGACCTACTCAGACCTGCGCAGCACTTTTCCTGACCCCGACGGCCGCGAGCCTGGCCGCACGATCGAGCTGCACCTGACCGGGCACATGGAGAAATTCGTCTGGTCGTTCAACGGCGTGAAGTTTGCCGACGCCGCACCGCTGCTGCTCAAGTACGGCGAACGACTGCGCATCGTGTTGATCAACGACACCATGATGACACACCCCATCCACCTGCACGGCATGTGGAGCGACCTGGAGGATGAGAACGGCCAGTTCATGGTCCGCAAGCACACCATCGACGTGCCACCGGGCTCCCGGCGCAGCTACCGGGTCACCGCCGATGCCCTCGGGCGCTGGGCGTATCACTGCCATCTGCTGTTTCACATGGAAATGGGGATGTTTCGTGAAGTTCGGGTGCAGGAATGA
- the queC gene encoding 7-cyano-7-deazaguanine synthase QueC translates to MAEKRAVILLSGGLDSATVVAVARAEGYRCYTMSFDYGQRHRAELHAAERVARDQGVVEHKVIGLNLNGIGGSALTDSSIDVPEAPGEGIPVTYVPARNTVFLSLALGWAEVLGARDIFIGVNAVDYSGYPDCRPEFVEAFERMANLATKAGVEGQGFRIQAPLQNLSKADIVKAGVKLGVDYGLTVSCYQADDQGRACGKCDSCRLRAEGFAAAGVSDPTRYF, encoded by the coding sequence ATTGCGGAAAAACGTGCGGTCATCCTGCTGTCCGGTGGCCTGGATTCGGCCACTGTCGTGGCCGTGGCCCGTGCCGAGGGTTACCGCTGCTACACCATGAGTTTCGACTATGGCCAGCGCCACCGAGCTGAACTGCACGCCGCCGAACGAGTTGCCCGGGACCAGGGTGTGGTGGAGCACAAAGTGATCGGCCTGAACCTCAATGGCATCGGCGGCTCGGCCTTGACCGACAGTTCCATCGACGTGCCCGAGGCGCCTGGCGAAGGTATTCCGGTGACGTATGTGCCAGCGCGCAACACCGTGTTCCTGTCATTGGCATTGGGCTGGGCCGAAGTGCTGGGTGCCCGTGACATTTTCATTGGCGTCAATGCCGTGGATTATTCCGGTTACCCGGATTGCCGTCCGGAGTTCGTCGAAGCCTTCGAGCGCATGGCCAACCTGGCGACCAAGGCCGGCGTGGAAGGGCAGGGCTTTCGCATCCAGGCGCCGCTGCAGAATCTCAGCAAGGCCGACATCGTCAAGGCCGGTGTGAAGCTTGGCGTGGACTACGGGCTCACTGTTTCCTGCTACCAGGCCGACGATCAGGGCCGTGCTTGCGGCAAGTGCGACAGCTGCCGCCTGCGTGCGGAAGGCTTCGCGGCCGCGGGTGTAAGCGATCCAACTCGTTATTTTTGA
- a CDS encoding copper resistance protein B gives MAILALGSSISAWAASNDMPGMDHSQMPGMDHSQMQGMDSMQGMESMQSPPATSRTPIPELTAADRAAVYEDHGGHAVHDSAINSFFLIDQLEWQDADDGSALSWDASGWIGGDIDRLWLRSEGERLNGKTEEAELQALWGHAISPWWDVVAGVRQDFKPGDPQTWAALGVQGMALYNFEAEATAFIGEGGQSAARLEGDYDILLTNRLILQPTAEVNFYGKNDPARGIGSGLSDSELGVRLRYEIRREFAPYIGVTWNRVYGNTADYAREEGEDRSEARLVLGLRMWF, from the coding sequence ATGGCCATCCTTGCCCTTGGCAGCAGCATCTCGGCCTGGGCAGCGAGCAACGACATGCCGGGCATGGATCACAGCCAGATGCCGGGAATGGACCATAGCCAGATGCAAGGCATGGACTCGATGCAGGGCATGGAGTCCATGCAATCGCCCCCTGCCACCAGTCGCACGCCGATCCCGGAACTGACCGCCGCCGACCGCGCCGCCGTCTACGAGGATCACGGTGGACACGCGGTACATGACAGCGCCATCAACTCGTTCTTTCTCATCGACCAACTGGAGTGGCAGGACGCCGACGATGGCAGCGCCCTGAGTTGGGATGCCTCGGGCTGGATCGGCGGTGACATCGACCGTCTGTGGCTGCGTTCCGAAGGCGAACGCCTCAACGGCAAGACTGAAGAAGCCGAACTCCAGGCCTTGTGGGGCCACGCCATCAGTCCCTGGTGGGACGTGGTGGCCGGCGTGCGCCAGGACTTCAAGCCAGGCGATCCGCAAACCTGGGCCGCCCTGGGCGTGCAAGGCATGGCGCTGTACAACTTCGAAGCCGAGGCCACCGCGTTCATCGGTGAAGGCGGCCAGAGCGCGGCGCGCCTGGAAGGCGACTACGACATCTTGCTGACCAATCGGTTGATCCTTCAGCCCACCGCCGAGGTCAACTTCTATGGCAAGAACGATCCCGCCCGAGGCATCGGCTCAGGGTTGTCAGACAGCGAACTCGGCGTGCGGCTGCGTTATGAAATACGCCGCGAATTCGCGCCCTACATTGGCGTCACCTGGAACCGCGTCTACGGCAACACCGCCGATTACGCCCGGGAAGAAGGCGAAGACCGCAGCGAGGCACGCCTGGTACTGGGCCTGCGCATGTGGTTCTGA
- the ybgF gene encoding tol-pal system protein YbgF produces the protein MRTCRRAVTVLALSLAPLAAWAAVPVVDNDAGYNNSGSSYPPAGYGTNGAYAGGRVSAPVSAQGQLFNQLQQMQDQISRQQGVIEELQNDISRMKQENLERYQDLDRRIGSGVAPAATPENSPAGGDLNAPGAAAGAGAGAGAAAPAAPAAGGEPADPAKEKLYYDAAFDLIKAKDFDKASQAFAAFLRKYPNSQYAGNAQYWLGEVNLAKGDLQGAGQAFAKVSQLYPKHAKVPDSLYKLADVERRLGHTDKVKGILQQVVAQYPGTSAAQLAQRDLQRM, from the coding sequence ATGCGAACGTGCCGTCGTGCTGTAACTGTTCTGGCTCTCAGCCTCGCGCCGCTTGCGGCGTGGGCTGCGGTTCCTGTGGTCGATAACGATGCCGGCTATAACAATAGCGGGAGCAGTTATCCGCCTGCAGGTTACGGTACGAACGGCGCCTATGCCGGGGGAAGGGTTTCGGCCCCTGTCTCGGCACAGGGCCAGCTGTTCAACCAACTGCAGCAAATGCAGGATCAGATATCGCGCCAACAGGGTGTGATCGAAGAACTGCAAAATGATATTTCGCGCATGAAGCAGGAAAACCTGGAGCGATACCAGGATCTTGATCGGCGCATAGGATCCGGCGTTGCACCTGCCGCGACTCCCGAGAATTCTCCTGCCGGTGGCGACTTGAACGCCCCCGGTGCAGCCGCTGGCGCTGGCGCTGGCGCGGGGGCTGCTGCTCCAGCAGCACCTGCCGCCGGTGGCGAGCCCGCTGATCCGGCGAAGGAAAAGCTCTATTACGACGCGGCCTTCGACCTGATCAAGGCCAAGGATTTCGACAAGGCCAGCCAGGCCTTTGCCGCTTTCCTGCGCAAATACCCAAACAGCCAGTACGCGGGCAATGCCCAATATTGGCTGGGCGAAGTGAACCTGGCCAAGGGCGACCTGCAAGGCGCTGGCCAGGCGTTCGCCAAGGTTTCGCAGTTGTATCCCAAGCACGCCAAGGTGCCGGATTCGCTGTACAAGCTGGCTGACGTAGAGCGCCGCCTTGGTCATACCGACAAGGTGAAAGGCATTCTGCAGCAGGTGGTGGCCCAATATCCGGGTACGTCGGCTGCCCAGTTGGCCCAGCGTGATCTGCAACGCATGTAA
- the copC gene encoding copper homeostasis periplasmic binding protein CopC — protein sequence MSLIKNAVVAVALSTGLLLSGLAQAHPKLLSSTPAEGADGAAPAKIELHFSENLMTKLSGAKLMMTEMPGMAAHAPMPMPAKVSGSDDPKTMVITPNTPLTAGTYQVQWRAVSSDTHPITGNVTFKVK from the coding sequence ATGTCACTCATCAAAAACGCTGTCGTTGCCGTCGCCTTGTCCACTGGCCTGTTGCTCAGTGGCCTGGCCCAGGCCCATCCGAAACTGCTGTCCTCCACCCCCGCCGAAGGCGCCGATGGGGCGGCGCCGGCAAAAATAGAACTGCACTTCTCCGAGAACCTGATGACCAAACTCTCCGGTGCCAAGCTGATGATGACCGAGATGCCCGGCATGGCGGCCCATGCGCCGATGCCCATGCCAGCCAAGGTCTCCGGCAGCGATGACCCGAAAACCATGGTCATTACCCCGAATACGCCTCTCACCGCTGGCACCTATCAGGTCCAGTGGCGCGCGGTATCGTCCGACACTCACCCGATCACCGGCAACGTCACGTTCAAGGTGAAGTGA